Proteins found in one Choristoneura fumiferana chromosome 16, NRCan_CFum_1, whole genome shotgun sequence genomic segment:
- the LOC141436153 gene encoding solute carrier family 35 member F1-like, translating to MAVVCVVWADVEGAPTDGKNQLVGDMLCLAGSLLFAMVTVLQEMMLKVQSCPEYLALLGLIGSIVSCTQTFFLELRELMTFNWYELDTLVQWGSYCSVQTVFQILQSFMLRDAGSIILHLSFLSADYYTLIAGMYIFQFKFHALYFVSYMLAMVGVFLFASRRTAPAPAPAPAPQLVHDAVSHHVPDNVSMDYTVPSLDCIPIEGLEPPMSRDTTFTSFLGAPQPNGAFAYPQLNGKDPC from the exons GTAAAAACCAGTTAGTCGGCGACATGCTGTGCCTCGCTGGGTCACTCCTCTTCGCTATGGTGACAGTGCTTCAAGAGATGATGCTAAAAGTACAATCATGCCCCGAGTACTTGGCACTTCTTGGCCTAATCGGCAGCATAGTCTCCTGCACCCAAACCTTCTTCCTAGAACTAAGAGAGCTGATGACTTTCAACTGGTATGAGTTGGACACACTAGTGCAGTGGGGAAGTTACTGCTCTGTGCAGACAGTATTCCAGATACTGCAGAGTTTCATGCTGCGGGATGCAGGCTCGATAATACTGCATCTGTCGTTCCTGTCTGCAGATTATTATACGCTCATTGCGGGGATGTATATTTTTCAGTTTAAG TTCCACGCGCTATACTTCGTGTCATACATGTTGGCGATGGTGGGAGTGTTCCTGTTTGCGTCGCGTCGCactgcgcccgcgcccgcgcccgcgccggcgccgcagCTCGTGCACGACGCCGTGTCGCATCACGTGCCCGACAACGTCTCCAT GGACTACACGGTCCCCAGTCTGGACTGCATCCCCATCGAGGGTCTGGAGCCGCCGATGAGCCGCGACACCACATTTACGTCGTTCCTTGGAGCGCCGCAGCCGAACGGGGCCTTTGCGTACCCTCAACTGAATGGGAAGGATCCTTGTTAG